A region of Bacteroidia bacterium DNA encodes the following proteins:
- a CDS encoding ABC transporter ATP-binding protein: MLNLKNINKKLGAFSLSNIDINISKGDYFVLIGKSGSGKSMLLEIITGIITPDSGSILLNGKDIINTPIQKRNIGIVYQKPTLFPHMSVFENIAYPLKIKKLKKEEINNIIQNLAEDTEITNILKRNISNLSGGEIQRVTIARTLATNPEILLLDEPLSFLDVQLRKGMITLLRKLNQKGQTIVHVTHDYEEALALSNKIAIIENGAIIQTGTPKEVFNNPKSEFVANFIGISNFFKGILLKSNDNSKLNIFETSGLQFHTTSDRNINSEGYITIPNEAIIVSNEAINSNSVNNFHGTIKDIYPTKSGIEIVINIGIELTANITQYSFDNLNIEIGKKIWVSVKASSIKFIRG; this comes from the coding sequence ATGCTGAATCTTAAAAACATAAATAAAAAACTGGGTGCTTTCTCGCTTTCAAATATTGATATAAATATTAGTAAGGGCGATTATTTTGTTTTAATTGGCAAGTCAGGTTCAGGAAAATCAATGCTACTTGAAATAATAACAGGAATTATAACACCCGACAGCGGATCAATTTTACTAAATGGTAAAGACATTATAAACACTCCTATTCAAAAAAGAAATATTGGAATTGTTTACCAAAAACCAACTCTCTTCCCACACATGTCTGTATTCGAAAACATAGCATATCCATTAAAGATTAAAAAACTCAAAAAAGAAGAAATAAATAACATAATACAGAATTTAGCCGAGGATACAGAAATAACAAATATCTTAAAAAGAAATATCAGTAATTTATCTGGTGGAGAAATACAACGAGTAACAATTGCCCGCACATTAGCTACAAATCCGGAAATTCTTTTACTTGACGAACCTTTATCTTTCCTTGATGTTCAATTAAGAAAAGGAATGATAACGCTTTTAAGAAAACTAAACCAAAAAGGTCAAACTATTGTGCACGTTACTCACGATTATGAAGAAGCACTTGCTTTATCGAATAAAATTGCAATAATAGAAAATGGCGCTATTATTCAAACAGGTACACCAAAAGAGGTTTTTAATAATCCAAAATCAGAATTTGTTGCAAATTTTATAGGCATAAGTAATTTTTTTAAAGGCATATTGTTAAAGTCAAATGACAATTCTAAACTTAATATTTTTGAAACATCTGGGTTGCAATTTCATACCACCTCTGATAGAAACATAAATTCTGAGGGTTATATTACAATTCCAAATGAGGCAATTATAGTATCGAACGAGGCAATTAACTCAAATTCAGTAAATAATTTTCATGGAACAATAAAAGATATATATCCCACCAAATCAGGAATTGAAATAGTGATAAATATTGGTATCGAACTAACAGCAAATATTACTCAATATTCCTTCGACAATTTAAATATTGAAATTGGGAAAAAAATATGGGTTAGTGTTAAAGCATCTTCTATTAAGTTTATTCGAGGTTAA